The following are from one region of the Quercus robur chromosome 1, dhQueRobu3.1, whole genome shotgun sequence genome:
- the LOC126724057 gene encoding protein TIC 62, chloroplastic, which produces MASRLLFTPIPDFPVPVEKFPKPHQRVPCFTFTLAPPTSYSSKSISSSRRGSPPPPLNAVKEELIQSPSSERTHDSKTSPSSSSKLVLVAGGSGGVGQLVVASLLSRNIKSRLLVRDPEKAISLFGKQDEETLQVIKGDTRNPEDLDPSIFEGVTHVICCTGTTAFPSKRWDGDNTPERVDWEGVRNLVSALPSSLKRIVLVSSVGVTKFSELPWSIMNLFGVLKFKRMGEDFLRNSGLPFTIIRPGRLTDGPYTSYDLNTLLKATAGQRRAVLIGQGDKLVGEASRIVVAEACIQALDMEFTEGKAYEINSVEGEGPGSDPQKWQELFKAAQAQ; this is translated from the exons ATGGCTTCCAGACTCTTATTCACTCCAATTCCCGATTTCCCAGTCCCAGTTGAAAAATTCCCAAAACCCCATCAACGAGTCCCATGTTTTACATTCACTCTTGCACCTCCAACTTCTTATTCTTCTAAGTCCATTTCTAGCTCTAGAAGAGGGTCACCACCACCGCCACTTAATGCTGTCAAAGAGGAACTCATCCAATCCCCGAGTTCAGAGCGAACCCATGATTCCAAAacctctccttcttcttcttcgaagCTTGTTCTCGTCGCTGGTGGCTCCGGTGGTGTTG GGCAGTTGGTAGTGGCATCATTGCTAAGCAGGAATATCAAGTCACGACTTTTAGTACGAGATCCTGAGAAAGCAATATCCTTGTTTGGTAAACAAGATGAGGAAACATTGCAG GTGATTAAAGGGGATACTCGGAACCCAGAGGATTTAGATCCATCTATATTTGAG GGAGTAACACATGTGATTTGCTGCACTGGAACAACAGCCTTTCCTTCGAAACGATGGGATGGGGATAACACACCAGAAAGAGTAG ATTGGGAGGGTGTGAGAAATCTTGTATCTGCACTGCCTTCGTCACTGAAGAGAATTGTTCTTGTTTCGTCAGTCGGAGTAACAAAGTTCAGTGAACTACCGTGGAG CATTATGAACCTCTTTGGTGTCCTCAAATTTAAAAGGATGGGGGAGGATTTTCTTCGCAATTCTGGTCTTCCATTTACCATAATCAG ACCTGGTAGATTGACTGATGGACCTTACACATCATATGATCTAAATACTTTGCTCAAAGCTACAGCTGGGCAAAGACGTGCAGTTCTTATAGGTCAAG GAGATAAACTTGTTGGAGAAGCTAGCAGAATTGTAGTTGCAGAAGCTTGTATACAGGCACTGGACATGGAATTCACTGAAGGCAAAGCTTATGAAATCAACTCAGTTGAG GGAGAAGGACCAGGAAGTGATCCGCAGAAGTGGCAAGAGCTATTTAAAGCTGCCCAAGCCCAATAA
- the LOC126726985 gene encoding uncharacterized protein LOC126726985, which translates to MSEVLYQATNYMNAEDALLAREERPKKRERQEDTRQDQGRKKARTGDRRDERRPKPLEGRFTSFTPLTASIDQVLMQIKDEEALTFPGKLKSDPNKHSRDKYCRFHRNHGHDTADCYDLKQQIEALIRQEKLQKFVSKEKTDPLPQYQHPQRDNKRPRPPIGDIRMIVGGTAVAGSSKKARKTYFRIVQNVQLTGVVPKIARREGPIIEFLEEDARRLHHPHDDALVVSLRVEDYNIHRVLVDNGSSADILYYPAFQQMRIDRERLIPTNAPLVGFGGSRVFPLGAITLSVMVGDYP; encoded by the coding sequence atgtcagaagtaCTTTACCAGGCCACAAACTATATGAACGCCGAAGACGCGCTGTTGGCCCGAGAAGAGAggccaaagaaaagagagaggcaGGAAGACACTCGGCAGGACCAAGGCCGAAAGAAAGCAAGGACGGGAGACCGAAGGGATGAGAGGCGCCCTAAGCCCCTAGAGGGAAGATTCACGAGCTTCACTCCGTTGACCGCCTctatagatcaagtccttatgcaaatcaaggacgaggaGGCTCTGACGTtcccgggaaagctgaagagtgatcccaacaaacaTTCTAGGGATAAGTATTGCCGTTTCCACCGCAACCATGGTCACGATACggctgattgctatgacctaaagcagcagattgaggccCTCATCAGACAAGAAAAACTGCAGAAgttcgttagcaaggagaaaACGGATCCACTCCCACAATACCAACACCCCCAACGGGATAATAAGCGACCGAGGCCCCcgataggggacataaggatgatcgtaggaggaacGGCTGTCGCCGGGTCATccaaaaaggctcgcaaaacctACTTTCGGATAgtacaaaatgttcagctgACGGGAGTTGTGCCGAAGATAGCACGAAGAGAAGGCCCCATAATCGAGTTCTTAGAAGAGGATgcacgacgccttcaccatccacatgacgatgcGCTCGTCGTCAGCTTACGGGTAGAAGACTACAACATCCACcgggtgttggtcgacaacggcagttcagcagatattTTATACTACCCggcgttccagcagatgaggatcgacagggaGCGATTGATTCCAACGAATGCCCCGCTTGTGGGCTTCGGAGGGAGCCGAGTATTCCCCCTGGGCGCGATCACATTGTCCGTAATGGTAGGCGACTACCCTTAG